One Mugil cephalus isolate CIBA_MC_2020 chromosome 12, CIBA_Mcephalus_1.1, whole genome shotgun sequence DNA segment encodes these proteins:
- the LOC125017731 gene encoding transmembrane protein 237A-like, whose translation MPTVKSKKKKVKKEVNDGEEQGEVALEVEMEEGTVRSPSDSRDPLTPEPQDPAPHKKKKKKKAPIDQEAEHADMPNGNMAESVVEEEEMTVPVTRRTKRKRKVKTTEHFSNDIGAEDDDIVTEAQSPIPQHSLFTAPHGHSQPAGKVFVERSRRFQGERVEQFRHSELMDDYLDPRQIWTTRDIAMRIHSGFRVIGLFCNGFLAGYAVWNIIVVYVLAGDQMTTLPNLLQQYHLLAYPAQSLLYLLLAISTVSAFDRVNLAKASMALRGFLTLDPAALASFLYFIALILSLSQQMTSDRINLYPTANETLWPPGSEQQILRPWIVVNLVVALLVGLAWAVVSTRPDIDYTEEFLMTMEVEGYPRGDENLDTPA comes from the exons ATGCCAACTGtgaagagcaagaagaagaaggtgaagaaggagGTCAACgatggagaggagcagggagaaG TGGCgctggaggtggagatggaggaaggaacCGTCAGGAGCCCCTCTGACAGCCGAGACCCTTTGACCCCAGAGCCACAGGATCCTGCACcacataagaagaagaagaagaagaaggcccCCATCG ACCAGGAAGCAGAGCACGCTGACATGCCGAACGGTAACATGGCCGAGTCCGTcgtggaagaagaggagatgacTGTTCCCGTaaccagaagaacaaaaaggaaGAG GAAGGTGAAGACGACGGAGCACTTCAGCAATGACATCGGAGCCGAGGACGACGATATCGTCACAGAGGCCCAGTCTCCCATCCCCCAGCATTCCTTGTTCACTGCCCCACACGGACACAGCCAGCCAGCCGGCAAAGTCTTCGTGGAGAGGAGCC GACGTTTCCAGGGAGAGAGAGTGGAGCAGTTCCGACACTCTGAGTTGATGGACGACTACCTGGACCCCAGACAGATCTGGACCACCAGAGACATCGCTATGAGAATCCACAGTGGCTTCAG GGTGATCGGCCTGTTCTGTAATGGATTCCTGGCCGGCTATGCTGTGTGGAACATCATTGTCGTGTACGTGTTAGCTGGAGACCAGATGACAACGCTGCCCAACCTCCTGCAGCAGTACCACCTGCTTGCCTACCCAGCTCAGTCTCTGCTCTACCTGCTGCTGGCCATCAGCACAGTGTCTGCGTTTGACAG AGTGAACCTGGCCAAGGCCTCCATGGCTCTGAGAGGCTTCCTTACACTGGACCCTGCCGCTCTGGCTTCTTTCT tgtaTTTCATAGCCCTGATCCTGTCCCTCAGTCAGCAGATGACCAGCGATCGCATCAACCTCTATCCCACTGCCAACGAGACTCTGTG GCCTCCTGGTTCAGAGCAGCAGATCTTGCGGCCGTGGATCGTGGTGAACTTGGTGGTGGCGCTGCTGGTGGGCCTGGCCTGGGCTGTCGTCTCCACGCGGCCGGACATCGATTACACAGAAG AGTTTTTGATGACGATGGAAGTAGAGGGATATCCGAGAGGAGACGAGAACCTGGATACTCCTGCCTGA